Sequence from the Catenuloplanes indicus genome:
CCGCCGACTGGGACGGCAACCGGGTGTTCCTGCGCTTCGAGGGCGTCACCAGCGCGTACCTGGTCTGGGTCAACGGCGGCTACGTCGGCTACGACCAGGGCGGCTACACGCCGGCCGAGTTCGACGTCACCGACCGGCTGCGCCCGGGCCGGAACCGGATCGCGGTGCAGGTGCACCGCTGGAGCGCCGGTTCCTACCTGGAGGACGTCGACCAGTGGCGCTACAGCGGCATCTTCCGCGACGTATGGCTGTACCGGACCGCGCAGACCCGGCTGCAAGACGCCTACATCGTCACCGACCTGGACGCGGACTACCGCCACGCCACGCTGCGCGCCCGCGTCGACGTGGCCGGCCCGGCCGCCGGGCACACGGTCCGCGGCACGCTGTGGGACGCGCGGAACCGGACGGTGGCGACCGCGACCGTGCCGGCCGGCACCGCACTGAGCCTGCCGGTGACGGACCCGGCGAAGTGGAGCGCGGAAGAGCCGAACCTGTACGCGCTGGTGCTGGAGTTGCTCGCCCCGGACGGCACCGCGCTGCACACCACGGCGCAGCCGGCCGGTTTCCGCGAGGTCGAGGTGCGTGACCGGCAGGTCCTGGTCAACGGCAAACGCATCCTGATCAAGGGTACGAACCGGGCCGAGACCGATCCGGACACCGGCCGCTACAACACCCCGCAGCGCCAGCGCGACGACGTGTTCCTGATGAAGCGGCTGCACCTGAACGCGGTGCGCACCTCGCACTACCCGTCCGACCCGTACCTGTACCGGCTGGCCGACCGGCACGGGCTGTGGGTCGACGACGAGGTCGACATCGAGACGCACTCGCACGAGAACTGCCCGTCGAACTGCCTGGCGGACCGGCCGGAGTGGCAGGCCGCGTTCGCCGACCGGTTCCAGGCGATGGTGGCCCGGGACAAGAACCACCCGAGCGTCATCTTCTGGGACACCGGCAACGAGGCCGGGCTCGGCGCCGCGCACCACGCGATGGCCGCGTGGGCGGACGCGAACGAGCCGACCCGGCTGCTGTACCACCAGTCGAACAGCCCGGACGGCGACGCGCCGTTCGCCGACGTCGACGGCCCGCGCTACCCGACACCGGCCCGGCTGGAGAACCGGGTCGACGCGTCCGCGAAACCGGTCGTGATGGGCGAGTACGCGCACGCGATGGGCAACGGGCTGGGCAACTTCGACCAGTTCTGGGCGCTGGCCCGGCGCAACCCGCAGCTGCAGGGCGGCTTCATCTGGGACTGGGCCGACCAGAACCTGCGCCAGCCGCTGATCCTCACCCCGTCGGCGCAGGGCATCCAGGCGTTCCTGGTCGGCAAGCCCGAGCCGGCACCCGGCCGGCGCGGCCAGGCGGTGTCGCTGACCGGCCTGGACGACTTCGTGGACGTGTTCCGGGACCGGCGGCTGGACCTGACCGGCCCGCTCACGCTGGACGCGTGGGTGAAACCGGGCGAGTGGGCCGGCAGCTTCCCGATCCTGACCAAGGGGCAGGGCTACGCGCTGCAGATGCGCGACGCCGGCACGGTGGAGTTCGGCGTCGACGCCGGCGGCTGGACCGCCGTGGCCGCGGCCGTGCCGGACGACTGGTACGGGCAGTGGCACCGGGTCACCGGCGTCTACGACGGTGCGGCGCTGCGGCTGTACATCGACGGCGCGCAGGCCGGCAGCGTGCCGCGCACCGGCGCGGTCGACCCGGGCCTGTTCGAGGTGAACGTGGGCCGCAACGCCGAGACCCAGCAGGACAACGACCTGTGGAGCGTACGGCTCGGGCGCGGCCTGGTTGACGACGCGCGGGTCTACGGGCGCGCGCTGAGCCCGGCGGAGCTGGCCGCCGACCCGGCCGGGCAGGCCGTGCTGGCGCTGGACTTCGACACGTACCAGCGCACGGGTGATTTTCTGAGTCTCGGCATCAGCCTGTCCGGCACGGACGGGCTGGTCGGCTCCGACCGCTACCTACAACCGGAGACCGCGGAGCTGGCCTGGGCGCAGGCACCGATCCGGTTCACCGCCACCGATCCGGCGCGCGGGCGGGTGAGCGTCCACAACGAACAGCAGGCCGGCGCGTACGAGCTGCGGCTGGACTGGAGCCTCACCGAGCAGGCCCGCACGCTGCGCTCCGGCAGCCGGACGCTGCGGCTCGGGCCGGGCGAGACCGTCGCGCTGGACCTGGGCGCGGCGCCGGCGAACCCGCACGACCGGGAGCGGATGCTGAACCTGACCGCGGTCACCACCCGCGACGTCGCCTGGGCGCGGCGCGGCTGGACCATCGGCTACGACCAGTTCTCCGCCGGCGGCCGCGCGGTGCCGGGGATCCTGCCCGCGCCGGTGCGCGGCACGCCCGCGGTGGCCACCCGCGGTGACGCGATCACGGTGTCCGGGCCGGGCTTCGCCTACCGCTTCGACGCCGGTGCGCTGGTCTCGATGCGCGCGGACGGGCGGGAGCTGCTGGCCGGGCCGCCCACGTTGGACGTGTGGCGGCCGCCGACCAGCAACGAGACGTACGACTGGGGCACCGACGACCGGCGGATCTGGCACGCGCTCGGCCTGGACCGGCTGCGGACCACGGTCACCGGCGTGCAGACCCGCACCGAGGCGGACGCGGTGGTGGTCGAGGTGCGCAGCACGGCCGACGGGACCGGCATCTCGTTCGCGCAGACGATGCGCTACCGGATCGACCGGGCCGGCACCGTCACGCTCACCCAGGACGTGGCCGCGACCGGCAGCGGCGTCAACATGCTGCCGTACCTGCCGCGGGTCGGGATCTCGCTGCGGCTGCCGGACGAGATGCAGAGTTTCGCCTACTACGGGCGCGGGCCGCACGAGTCGTACAACGACCGGCGCAGCGGCGCCCGGCTCGGCGTCTACCGCAGCAGCGTGGAGCGGGAGTACGTGCGCTACTCCCGGCCGCAGGCGTACGGCAACCACACCGACACGCGCTGGGCGAGTCTGCACGACGGCCGGGCCGGCCTGCTCGTCGGCGGGGCCCGGGACGTGAGCGTGACACCGTTCGACGATCTCGACCGTGCCGAGTACGACCATCAGCTGCCGCTGGTGCGCAACGACGGCTGGGTGACGCTGCACGCGCTGGCCGGGGAGACCGGCATGGGCGAGACACCGAACTCGGTGCTGGACCCGTTCCGGCTGTCGCCGTCCCGGCCGTACTCGCACGAGCTGGTGCTGCGCCCGCTGACCCGGGCCGAGGTGCGGGCCGGCGGCGTACCGGACTCCGGCGTCGCGGCACCGTGCGCGCCGGACGTCACCGCGGCCACCGACGGCGCGATCGAGGCCGGCACGCCGGAACGGGTGGAGGTGAGCGTGGCCGCGCGGTGCGCGGACGGCCTGCGCGCGGCCGGTGTGGATCTCGCCGTGCCGGACGGCTGGACCGTCACGCCGGCGCACGCCGACCTCGGCACGGTCGTGGCCGGCAGCCCGGAGACGGCCGCGTTCACGGTGACCGCGCCGCCGGGCACCGACCTGGGCCGGTACGAGCTGACCGCGACCGTGACGTCGCGCGACGCGGCCGGTTTCCGGACCACGGTCACCGCGGTCACCGCGACGGAGGCACCGCTGCCGGCCGGCTGGGAGTGGCTCAGCGACCGGCCGTGGGAGCAGGCCGCGAACGGCTGGGGCCCGGTCGAGAAGGACCGCAGCAACGGCGAGCAGGGCGCGGCCGACGGCAACCCGATGAGCATCGGCGGTGTCCGGTACGCCAAGGGCCTCGGCGTGCACGCCTACTCCAGCGTGCTGGCCGATCTCGGCGGCACGTGCACCCGGTTCCGCGCCGACGTCGGCGTCGACGACGAGGCCACCGGCTCGGTCGAGTTCGAGGTCTGGGCCGACGGCACGCTACGCGCCCGCAGCGGCACCGTCACCGGCGCCGGCACCGCCGTCCGGATGGACGTCGACCTGACCGGCGCGCACCAGCTCGACCTGCGCGTCACCGACGCCGGCAACGGCAACGGCATGGACCACGCCGACTGGGCCGCCGCCCGCCTGGCTTGCAACTGATCCATAGCCGCGAGTTACCGAGGCATGGTTCGGCCGGCGCGATCGCGTTGCCGGCCTGACATTCCCGTGCGGCGTGTGGGCATGCACACCCTTGCCCCGGGTGCTACCCGAGGAGAATAGTTGGCAGTGCCAATAGACATGAGGAGGCACGCCATGAACCGCTCCGCGCTCCCCCGCCGGATCGTCATCCCCGCCGTCGCCGTCGCCGTGCTGGCCGCCGCGGCCGGCGCGGTGGCCGCCGGCACGAACGCCGCGCGACGCGACGACGCACCGGCCGCTGAACAGGTGGCCGCGACCGCGCACGATCACGGCACCCACATCACCTCCGCGAGCGGCAACACCGAACTCGCCCCGTTCGACCTGGTCGAGACCTCGGTCCGCCGGGAGGGCGACGCCGTGGTGTTCACCGAGAAGGTCCGCGGCACCGCCGGCGACAAGACCCCCGACCCGGTCGGTACGTTCGGCGGCAGCTCCGTGCTCAGCTACGTCTGGCCGATCTCCCTCAACGCCGCCACCGTCGGCTTCACCAAGGACAGCGGCACCCTCGCCCTCGCCGCCACCAGCCACCCCGACTTCGACGACACACCGCTGGCCGACGAGAACAACAACGGCAAGAAGGACGACGACGGCGGCCTCTGGCACGCCCACTGGGTCATCCTCGTCCCGGACACCACCCGCCCGGACGGGGCGCTGAAGGTCCGCGACATCGCACCCGGTGAGACACCCGCGCTGCCGGCGACCTGGCCCGGCGTGCCGATCTACATCGACAGCCCCTCCTACCCCACCGAACTGACCGGGCAGACCGTCCGCATCGACGTACCCATGCAGGTCCTCGGCGCACCCGACACGTTCTCCTACGACGGCGTCACCGCGGCCCTCAAGGTCAACGCCGACCTGCACGACCCGCTGCTGCGCGTCGAGAACGTCTTCGACGTCGCCTCCGGCGACCTGTCCCTGCCGGGCCGCTTCGAGAACTGAGCAAGGCCGACGGCCGGCCGGGTCGTGGTGCACCGCGACCCGGCACCGGGGGAAGACCCGGTCGTGGTCGGCCGGGCTGCGCGGCAGCACCCCGGGCCCGGTGCCGCCGGGCTCCGGCCGGCGTTGAGCAGCACCCGGACACCCGGCCGCTCGGCCGTGCGGCGCTACGCCAGGGACGCCCGGCTCAGCGCGCTCATCTCGGCGCCACGGATGGCCAGCGCCGGCTTCGCCCGGCTGGGGGACGGCCGCCCGAGCGCCGACCTGGGCGACGGGGTTCGGATGCGGATGCCGCAACGTACGACGCGACCGGGCTCAGCGGCCCTGGTGGGTGAACGCTGCCCAGGAGACCGGGTCGGCGGCGCGCGGGCCGGCGCAGCGGGACGCCAGCGCGGGCGGCATGCCCGGCAGTGGGAGCCGGTGCGGATCGAGCATCCAGAGCTGGGCGGCGTGCAGCGCGTCGGCCGGCTCCCGGCCCGCCACCTCGAGATGGTGGTGGATGAGGTACATCAGCAGCGAGGTCTCCGCGTCCGGCACCTCCCACAGCGACCCGAAGACGGTCCGGGTCCCGGCCGCCAGGAACGTGCTGGCCAGGCTGAACGCCTCGTCGTGGGCGGTGCCGGTGATCCCGGTCGCGCACGCGGCCAGGAACACCCGCTCGATCGACAGTTCGGCGGTCCGGGACGCGTCGAGCAGCCGGCGTGCGGTGAGCGCGCCTCCGGCGAGTTCCAGCCGTGCCTCCGCCGGGCGGGCCCGGTCCGCGCGGCCGTGACAGGCCAGGTGCAGCAGGGACGGGCCGGGTGCGGCCGCGGCCACCCAGTCGAGCACCCGGTCCGGGGTGCCGTCCGTACCGCCGAGGTAGACACCGCCGGGGTAGAACGCCTCCCGGATCGCGCGGGCCTCCAGGCCGGCGAACGGCAGGTTCCCGGCCGGGTCGCCGACGACCAGGGCGGACCGGACCGGCCGCACCGGGGCGTGCGCGGTGGCGGTGAACGCGCGGGCGGAGACCGCGTAGGAGACGACGGCATCGTGCACGAGGTAGCGGCCGCCGTGGCGGGCGGCGTGCCACGGCACGAGCGCGAGGATGCCCATCGGGATCAGTACCAGGCGGACCGGCCGGCGCAGGCTCCACCGGGCGGTGTGCCGCAGCAGCGGACCGGCGGCGGCCGCCCACGCCCACCGGCAGACCTCCTCAAGCGGCGGGCCGCCGTCATCGTCCGGTTCGGCGTCGCGCCCGGGTCCCGGCCGGGTGCGCCGGCCGCGCGCGCGGGAGCGCGCGTCGGCGGCGGCGAAGCGGGCGAGCAGCGAGCCGGGCGGCGCGGCCAAGCCGGGCAGGTCGAGCGTGACCACCTCGCCGGTGACCGGCACGACGACCGCCGCGCCGGTCTGCTCGGCGGTGGCCGGGGTCAGGTAGACCAGCGCGTCCGCGCCGGCGGCGGTCAGGGCCGCCCGCAGTTCCGCGGGCGTGACCGGCTGCGGCTCGCGGACGTCCAGCGCGCGGAACACCTCGGCGCGCAGCGCGTCCGGGGCCTCCGGCCCGCCGCTGACCGCGCCGAGCAGCGCGCCGGTGACCTCGTCGCTGCCGTAGCCGTCGGTGGTGCGCCAGCGTTCGGCGAGATCGGGGCGGCCGGCCGCGACCAGCCGGTCCGGGATGGTGCGGGAGGCGGTGGCCGCCTGCAGCACCAGGCCCCGGCCCGCGTCGAGCGCGGCGACCAGGTCGCCGGTGGCGCCGTCCTGGCGGCACCAGGCGGCCACGCGCATCGCGGTGGCCGCGGCCTCCCCGGCGGCCGCGACGGCGTCGTCGGTCCCGGACTGCAGCAGCACCTGGGCGGCGTGGCCGTGGACGGCGGTCAGCCCGAGCCGGCGGGATTCGGCGCGGTCGCCGCCGGTCATCCGGATCGCCTCGGCGAGCCCCATCCGCACCTGCGCATACATCTCGGTGTACACACCGGGGCTCTGCGCCACCGCCTCCGACGACCAGTGCAGGGCCAGGGCCGCGTCGGCCGGGTCGCCACCGTTGCGGGCCAGCCCTTGGGCCGCGGTCATGCCGAGCCCGGCGATGACGGGCCGCAGCCTGTGCCCGTCCGGTACCCGGGCGCGGATCTCGCCGAGCCGGCGCAGGCACTCCCTCAGCACGCGCGGATCGTGCCTGGTGCGGGCCGCGATCAGGGGTCCGGTGACCGCCATGAGCGCGTCGGCCGCGGCGCTCGTGTCGCCCTCCCGCAGTGGTGAGTCGCCGAGCCGGAACGATCTGGTGCCGTCGGCCCCGTCGAGGATGTCCTCGAAGAGACCGATCAGCGGGAGGACCGTCTGCTGCACGGTGAGGTTCGGCCCGGCGTCGCGTACCTCGCGGGCGAACCGGCGGACGTCGTCGGCGGCACCCAGGCCGTCCCGGCGAGCGCGGTCGATGAGGTCCATGGCCCGGCTCATCACCCTCAGGTCGGGATCGTCGGACTCGACCAGCGACGCCGTGGAGGCCCGCCAGGCCCGGCGGTCGCCGTCGTTGAGTGCGCGCAGCATCAGCGCCATGCCCAGGGCTTTCCGCGCATCGGCACTGATGTCGGCGGTCGTGCCCGGTCCGGTCATCGCCCGCACCGCCGCGGCCACGACGGGGGCCGGGTCGGCCGAGGTCCGGGCGGCGGCGGCGAAGCCGGTGAGCGCATCCGCGGAGTCCAGCAGCCGCTGCCATTCGGGCGTGGGATCGGAGATCGTGTGCCCGGCCCGCATCAGCGCCGTGATCCGGTCCATGTCCACGGACTCGGGCGTGGCCACGCCCGACCTCATCTCGGACAGGGCGACGACGGTGGCCAGCATGGCGCGGGTGTCCGGATCCCCGGTGCCGCCGCTACGGTCGAACACGGCCCTGGCCTCGGCCGCCCGGTCGCCGATGATGCGGGCGCCGGGTGGCACGACGTGGGGATCGGCGGCCGACTCCGCCTCGATGCGGCTGTTCGTCATCAGCAGCCGCCTGGTGTGGATCTCCATCAGCTGGTCGTCGTCGGAGGCCGCGGCCGCCTCGTGCAGCGCCCGGTCGAAGTAGGCGTCCGCCCGGTCGAGGTCCTCGGGCGCGTGCCCCTGCTGCCAGCGCACGACGTGGGCGCGGGCCAGGTCGTACCAGGCATCCGAGCCGTCCAGCAGTGCCACGGCCCGGCCGGCGTCCTCGACGGTGCCGCGGATCTCGGCGCGTTCGCGCAGCAGACGCCCGCACGCGACGCGGGTCTCCGGTGCGACGGCGAGGAGCCGTTCGTACCGGGCGATCGCGGCGTCCAGATCGGCCGGTGCCGCGCCGGTCTCCCACCGGTCCCGGAACGCCTCGGCCAGCCACTCGTGCAGCATCGGCAGTGCCGGATCGTCCGGATCCACGGCGAGCGTGTCCGCGCGCAGGCCGGCGGCGATCGCCGCGTCGAACGACGCCGGGTCCTCGTCGAGCCAGGCCCGGCGACGCAGGCAGTCGCACAGCAGCGCCCCGGCCAGCACCAGATCCGGCAGGTCCGGGGCGAGGGTGTCGAGCGCGGCGGTGAGGTCGTCGATCCCCTGGTCCAGGTGGGCGCGCTCGCCGGCCAGGTCGAACAGCACGAGCAGCAACAGGCCGCGCGGCAGCCGGACGTGCGCCAGCAGGCCCGGGTCGTCGATGCCGGCCCGGGCCCGGTCGATCTCGGCGAGGGCGCGGCGCGCTTCGTCCTCCGGCCGCAGCGGTCCCGGGCCGGCCGGCCCGAAGCAGACGGTCCGGGCCCGCTGCCAGTGCGCGTCGATCAGCAGGAGCAGATTCTCCGCCCGCAGCGGGCCGGGGAGCAGGCCGGACACCACCAGGCTGAACGCGTCGATCGCCGCCTGCCAGTCGTCGGCGGAGCCGGTGCGCCCGCCCCGCTCGGCGTAGGCGCGGGCGAGCTGGTGCCGCCACCACAGTCGCTCCTCCTCGCCGTCGTCGACGGCCAGCGCGCGCAGCTCCCCGATCGCCTCGGTCAGCGTGGCGAGGTCGCCGTCCTCCTCGTAGCGGGTGAGCGCCTCCTCCGCGGCGTTCACGGCACCACCGTCCGCAGCTCGACCATCGTGGTCGTCCAGTCGCAGGCGGCGTCGGGCTCGTCCTCTCCCGCGTCGCGGTGCAGGGCGGCCCGGCCGAGCCGGTCCAGCACGCCGCGCAGGCCGAGCGGGGCGCGGTCGCCGGCCGGGACCGGGTCGCCGAGGGCGGGCAGTTCGAAGGCACGGCTGCCGAACTCCTCCTCGGCCGCGATCAGCTTCAGCCAGTCGCGGGCCTCACGGCCGGGCTCCGGCGGGGTACCGGCGGGCAGGCTGAGCCGCACCCGGCGGCCGTTGACGGCGGCGCCCCACCGGCCGGCACCGATCAGTTCGCCACGCAGCAGGCCGGCGTGGATGCGGTACCGGCCGGTCAGGTCGAGCAGCGCGCAGTGCAGGTCCCGGTCGGTGGTGTTGCGGACGCGGATGAAGACCGCCGGCGGTGTCCAGCCCTCGGGGCCGTACCGGTACGCCAGCGTGATCGCGCCGTCCGCGCCGAGCGGCAGCGCCGGGCGGTCCAGCGGCACGATCCGTTCCCCGGGCAGCGCCTCCACGATCTCCAGCCGGACGCCACCGGCCAGCGCGGAGAACGGGTTCGCCAGGCCGTGCACCTGCCGCCACCGGGCGATGTGCTCGCCGGTACGCACCGCGGCGTGCGCGAGCGCGGCCGCATCCGCGCCGGTCACGTCCGCGGTGAGCGGCACGCCGTCCGCGCCGAGGATCCGGGCCCGGCCGGGCTCGGTGACCTGCACCCGCAGCTCAGGTGCGGCGTCGCCGGGCGGGCGCAGGTGCACCGACTCGGCGATCCGCGCGGCGATCAGCGGTTCCTCGGCCGCGGCGGTGAGCGGCGGCTGCGGCAGGCCGGTGAGCACCACCGGGTACTGGCGGCCGGGGTCCGGCGCCCACCCGACCGGCTCGACGATCGTGTGCGTGGTGCGCACCTGGACCGCCCGCACCGTCCGGGCCGGACGGCTGCCCGCGACCGCGGCGGTCAGCGGCCCGGCCGGCGGCAGCCCGTGGCAGGTACCGCCGTCGATCTCCCAGCGCCCGTGCAGGCCCCGCAGCACCATGCCGGCCGCGGGTGGCCGGCTCGTGCCGCCGAGGAACTGCCGGTCGGCGTCCGCGTCGCCGCCGAGCTGCGGTGTCTGCCGGCCGACCCGGCCCTCGACCCGGCACCGGACCGCGGCCGCCAGCTCACGGTAGGTGGCGTGCGGCCCCAGTTCGGCGATCGCGCGCAGCAGCGCCCAGCTGAAGACGCCGCGCACCGGCCCGCCGTCCTCCATCGCGTGCTCCTGGGCCAGTTCGTCCGAGCGGCAGGCGGCGAGCGCGACGTGCCGGGCGGTGCCGGGCAGCGCCGACCAGCCGTCGCGCAGCTCCGGGATGAGCGTGCCGGCGCGCGGTGGCACGGTGGCGGACGGGACCGCTCTGCCCCGGGCGGACGGCAGCAGCCGGGTGGCGCCGCCGGAATGGCAACTGTCCAGCACGGCGACGACGTGGGCGCCGTTCGCGGCGGCCGCGTCCAGCAGCACCGACACCTCCTTGTCGATCAGGTCCGGCACGCCGCCTCGCCGGCTGTCCGCGCAGACCAGCGTCTGGAGCCGGCCGGTCGGTTCGAGAAAACACAGCTCCGGGGGTACGGGTGCGACCGAGCCGTGCCCGGCGAACCAGAACAGCGCGGTGTCGCCCGGCCCGGCCCGGCCGAGGTCGCGCAGGCCGGCGATGACCGCGTCCCGGCCCGCGGCCCGGTCGGTGAGCAGCCGGGGCTCCACCGTCGTACGGGTGCGCACAAAGGCGGCGGCGGCCTCCGCGTCGGCGCGGGCACCGCGCAGCGGTGCGTCCGGGTAGTCGTCGATGCCGACGATGAGCGCGTGGACGGTCACTGGACGTAGATCCAGGCCTGCTCCTGGAAGCCCTTCGTGGGCAGGTCCACGGTGATCCGCCGGAACGCGGCCGGATCGGGTGGCCCGGCACCGTCGGCGACCGCGTCCAGGAACAGCGCATCGGGTACGCCGAGCGCGAAGTCGGCGTCCGGGTGGTCGGCGAGCGCCGCGCGCAGTGGGGGCGCGTCCAGGATGCGATGGACCGCGATCGCCGCGCGGCCGACCCAGCCGTTGTCCGCCTCGCGGACCAGGCCCCGGTGCAGCGCCATGCGCAGCCGGATCCGCTCCACGGCCGGCGCGGCGGCGTTGCGCGCGGCGAGCTCGGCGGCCACGCCGCGGACCAGCCGCGGGATCACGTCGGCCTCGTCGATGCCGGACGGCAGCACGGTGAACTGGCCGTCACCCTGCGGCTGCGGCGCGACCTGATCCTCGCCTATCCCGGCGGTGGTGCGCGCGGCGGCCAGCAGCCGGACCAGGTCGTGCTGGATGCGTGCGGTCTCGCCGGTGCGGCGGGTGCTGTATCCGGCGACGTCCGCGGCCATGCACAGCCGGACAGAGGCGTGGTGCGGGCCCGGCGGCGTGCGCGGCACCGGCGCGGTGAACGGCACCGCCTCGCGGGTGGACATCCGGCGCAGCACCAGCCCTTTGACGTCGGCCTGCACGGACAGCGTGCCGTGCAGGGACGTCACGTCCGGCGGGATCTCCAGCAGCGCGTGGCAGCCGTACCCGCGCGGCAGTATCGGCGCGGTACGCCGGTCGGTGTAGCCCCAGCCGAATCGGGCGCTGTGCACGCCGGAGGTGTGCGCGCGTGGCCGGCCGGTGCGGGTGCCGAGGCGGGGCAGCAGCCCGGGCCGGTCCGCGGTGGCCGCACGGGTGCGCCCGGCGAGCGGGGCGGTGTCGTCGTCGCCGAGTCCGAACTGGCCGCCGTCGGCGTGCACCGCGACCGCGATCACCGGCGAGTCGCCGAGGTCGACGGTGAGGCGGGCGGCCGCGTACCGATGCCCGGCGGGGAGGTCGCCCAGGTCGAAGGCGAACAGCGCACCGAGGTACGCCGCACCGGTGCTGCGCGCCCGGCGGCGCAGCGGGACCGGCAGTTCACCGGCCGGCACCGGGTACAGCAGCGGGCGCCCGCACCGGACCACCGGCCGTGGTCCGCCGTCGCCCCGGCCGTCCGGTGCCGTGAGCTCGGCGTCGGCGAGCGTCTCGTCCTCGCGTAGCGATTCTTCCTGACCGATCACGGCCGCCACCATCCCTTTTTCACCATTGCCGGATCCCGCATTCTTACCATCCCGAACCGAATTGATAACCGTGCGCCGGTACCGCCGCGATCGTCCGAACAGGCCAGTCGTTCCGGACCGGGCGGAGCGGTCCGGACCGGAACGAATGGGCCGTTCGGACGACCCGATTCGTCGAACATCGGCCCAGTTCACCGATGCGTCGACCGCCCGATGTCATCCAGCCACAGCGGACCGTGCGCGCGGTTCGATCGCCTTTCGCGCGCTGGCAGTCGGCAGATTCGCATTGTTAGGCTCCGCTCGCCGGGCGACCCGTTCCATTCCATTCCGAATGGAACGCCGAAAGGGGAAGCGAATGGATTTCACACAACGGCGGCGGGTGCAGACCGGGTTCGGCCAGGCCGCGCCGCAGCGGCAGCAGCAGGGCCTGGTGCGGTCCACCCGCGCGGGCCGGGCCCGCCGGCACGCCGGGATCTTCGAGGCGGTGCACCGGCTCGACGCCGGGCTGGACGCGACGGCTCGCGCCGAGATCGCCCGGTGGGTCCGCGACGAGTACGAGAAGGAGTTCGGCGACGTACCGCTGGGCTTCTTCGCGCAGTGCCACCTCGGCCCGCCCTATGTGGACCACCGGCTGGACCTGTGGCAGTCGATCACCGATCACTACGCCCCGGCCGACTTCGTGCCGGAACCGTTCGTCGGCGCCCGGCCGCTGGCCCGCAGCGGCGCCTACGACTTCATCGAGGTCTACGCGAGCGGGGAGCTCAAGCCCGTCCTCCAGGACGGTTCAGTCGTCGCCTAAAGGAGCACGATGAGCAGCAACTTCAGCGAGGCGGCCATTCTGCGCCGGATCGACCACGTCGGGGCCAAGGTCGAGCAGGTCGACCAGGGCCTGATCGCGGTCAGCGCACAGGTCGGCCAGGTCGGGCAGCGCGCCGACGAGACCCAGACCGAGCTGCGCCGGCTCGCCGCGGACTTCCAGCGGTTCGTGCTGGACGCCCAGCGCACCGCGAACGTACAGCGCGCCGAGACCCGCGTCGGTGTGGTGGAGGCGCAGATCGAGCACCAGTTCGGTCACCACAACGTGGTCCGGCGGACCGCGACCGGCATGCTGCAGGGCTTCGACGTGGGCCTGGTCTCCGAGGAGACGGTCCGCGCGGTCAGCGAACAGCTCATGGTGCAGAACCCGCGGTACTGGCTGGCGCCGGTGCTGGTCGCACTGGGCGCCTGGGCGGCCGACGAGCCGGAGCTGTGCGAGCGGGCGGTCCAGGAGGGCTTCCGCCGCTCCCCCGGGCGTACCTCCCTGTTCATGGCCCTCGTTCTTCGTCGGCAGGGCCGGCGCGAGGCGTCGGTGCGCTGGCTGCGCCACTACCTGGCCGCGCAGGACCCGACGGCGCTCGGCCGGGACTTCGCGATGATCCTGGAGTGCGTCTCGCAGGGCGCGTTCGGGCCGGCCGGCGTGGACCTGGTGAGGGAGCGGCTGGACGCCTGGCGGGCCCGGCTGCTCGACGACGACGCCCGGCAGGACGCCCAGGTCACCCGGTGGCGCGCGGAGCTGGACCGGTACATCGCCGGCTCGTCCG
This genomic interval carries:
- a CDS encoding CHAT domain-containing protein, which encodes MNAAEEALTRYEEDGDLATLTEAIGELRALAVDDGEEERLWWRHQLARAYAERGGRTGSADDWQAAIDAFSLVVSGLLPGPLRAENLLLLIDAHWQRARTVCFGPAGPGPLRPEDEARRALAEIDRARAGIDDPGLLAHVRLPRGLLLLVLFDLAGERAHLDQGIDDLTAALDTLAPDLPDLVLAGALLCDCLRRRAWLDEDPASFDAAIAAGLRADTLAVDPDDPALPMLHEWLAEAFRDRWETGAAPADLDAAIARYERLLAVAPETRVACGRLLRERAEIRGTVEDAGRAVALLDGSDAWYDLARAHVVRWQQGHAPEDLDRADAYFDRALHEAAAASDDDQLMEIHTRRLLMTNSRIEAESAADPHVVPPGARIIGDRAAEARAVFDRSGGTGDPDTRAMLATVVALSEMRSGVATPESVDMDRITALMRAGHTISDPTPEWQRLLDSADALTGFAAAARTSADPAPVVAAAVRAMTGPGTTADISADARKALGMALMLRALNDGDRRAWRASTASLVESDDPDLRVMSRAMDLIDRARRDGLGAADDVRRFAREVRDAGPNLTVQQTVLPLIGLFEDILDGADGTRSFRLGDSPLREGDTSAAADALMAVTGPLIAARTRHDPRVLRECLRRLGEIRARVPDGHRLRPVIAGLGMTAAQGLARNGGDPADAALALHWSSEAVAQSPGVYTEMYAQVRMGLAEAIRMTGGDRAESRRLGLTAVHGHAAQVLLQSGTDDAVAAAGEAAATAMRVAAWCRQDGATGDLVAALDAGRGLVLQAATASRTIPDRLVAAGRPDLAERWRTTDGYGSDEVTGALLGAVSGGPEAPDALRAEVFRALDVREPQPVTPAELRAALTAAGADALVYLTPATAEQTGAAVVVPVTGEVVTLDLPGLAAPPGSLLARFAAADARSRARGRRTRPGPGRDAEPDDDGGPPLEEVCRWAWAAAAGPLLRHTARWSLRRPVRLVLIPMGILALVPWHAARHGGRYLVHDAVVSYAVSARAFTATAHAPVRPVRSALVVGDPAGNLPFAGLEARAIREAFYPGGVYLGGTDGTPDRVLDWVAAAAPGPSLLHLACHGRADRARPAEARLELAGGALTARRLLDASRTAELSIERVFLAACATGITGTAHDEAFSLASTFLAAGTRTVFGSLWEVPDAETSLLMYLIHHHLEVAGREPADALHAAQLWMLDPHRLPLPGMPPALASRCAGPRAADPVSWAAFTHQGR
- a CDS encoding caspase family protein; translated protein: MTVHALIVGIDDYPDAPLRGARADAEAAAAFVRTRTTVEPRLLTDRAAGRDAVIAGLRDLGRAGPGDTALFWFAGHGSVAPVPPELCFLEPTGRLQTLVCADSRRGGVPDLIDKEVSVLLDAAAANGAHVVAVLDSCHSGGATRLLPSARGRAVPSATVPPRAGTLIPELRDGWSALPGTARHVALAACRSDELAQEHAMEDGGPVRGVFSWALLRAIAELGPHATYRELAAAVRCRVEGRVGRQTPQLGGDADADRQFLGGTSRPPAAGMVLRGLHGRWEIDGGTCHGLPPAGPLTAAVAGSRPARTVRAVQVRTTHTIVEPVGWAPDPGRQYPVVLTGLPQPPLTAAAEEPLIAARIAESVHLRPPGDAAPELRVQVTEPGRARILGADGVPLTADVTGADAAALAHAAVRTGEHIARWRQVHGLANPFSALAGGVRLEIVEALPGERIVPLDRPALPLGADGAITLAYRYGPEGWTPPAVFIRVRNTTDRDLHCALLDLTGRYRIHAGLLRGELIGAGRWGAAVNGRRVRLSLPAGTPPEPGREARDWLKLIAAEEEFGSRAFELPALGDPVPAGDRAPLGLRGVLDRLGRAALHRDAGEDEPDAACDWTTTMVELRTVVP